The following is a genomic window from Bactrocera tryoni isolate S06 chromosome 2, CSIRO_BtryS06_freeze2, whole genome shotgun sequence.
aaagtttctacggaagatttatgggcctttgcgcattggccacggcaaataccgcattcgatggaacgatgagctgtacgagatatacgacaacattggcatagttcagcgaattaagggacagcggctacgctggctgggtcatgtcgtccgatgGACTAAAACACACtaattctgaaaatattcgacgtacCCGCCgttggaagcagaggaagaggaagacctccacttcgttgaaCAGACCAaatggaaaaggacctggctgtGCTGGGTATCTTCAATTGACGCCTAATAGTGAAAAGTAAGAACGACTGGCGGGCTTTTGTAAACGCGGCGTCAGGGGTGCCTACGCTAATAAAGATTAAGAATATTTGTGATATGTTCAAGGCGTTTTTGCCAGTAGCTGGTATCAAACGACAGATTTTATgagattttattttgttaatatttttgctacTACTACAACTAAAAAAATAGTTGTGTTGCAACTGAACTGGGAATAATCGTAGCTGTCTTCTTTTCGTAATAATAATtctgtagaattgattttatttatttatataaataacaatgTCGCTTAAATGTAGGTACATAAAATAGCTAAATATAACGTTTATTACAATAATAacgaaattataataaactaaaatcaaatatatatatgtatgtaatatgtatgtatatatgtatgtatgtgtatggatACGACTAATTAAACTTGCAAGGCATATTTATGAACTATGCAAATCTTTTTAAAAAGgcataataattataatatttataatttactaATGTGATTTTGGTAATTGGtcgataattttttagtttaaaatatatttaaagaatataaagGGTATATAGTTCGTACTTATTTAAACACTTTGCTAACTAAATATGCGTATAACCGTTAGAAGCGCGTTTgaaaatatgtaggtatgtgtgtaacgctgtgaaatatatatgaaatctatatatatgtatgtataaatatatctttatatctatatatgatatatatatagataaatatttatatatgtagatctCATAACCTTTAGATTACTTGGGACACAGCTCACTAAGCAATGAAAAACagagaaacaaaaaatgcaGGAGCGCgagaaaaatatatagaaaagttttcttttttgcaATACAATAAGGTTTAAATAATGCTTAtgcaaatattattacaaatttacaGCGCTTAAAAGGAGGCCACGTTGCTAATTCGTCTTTTAGTAGCTGATTCTTATTccttatttttcacttttactaccgaaattagtttttttccCACAAAATTCTAAACTTTTGCACGCCACTGTACGCCAACAACTAACGGTGCCCAAAAATATACTCTGCATCACATATATGCCTACACTTTGCTACAAAACACTGCATACAGACTCGTCACTGACTATCGACTAAAGTAACAACAGgtgtaaaaatatctttttcttgttgtttttgttttaattttcgtttttttttttgtattttcatattaattttaatttttataaatttactgcaatgtttttattggattttttaCACTTAGATTTAAATTTCGTTTATTATTTagaatgatataaatttttaccgttaaatatttataatattttcacaataatttACACCACAACGGtaacaaaaaacgttaaataaaaCGTTGGAAAAGTTTTACTAGTAGAATTTTTCGCTAAATAATTTTCCCtaaattcattttttcaatttttaatgaaagtttCGCCAAATTTTCGCAGAATCGCTCCTACTTGCTTTCATCACACTAATTTAGTTTTAGAATACGTTCAATAATTAACTCAATTTGCCTAATCCAAATAGCTTCAACTTTTTTacgaacaaaaaattattggttTTTAGCAACCAAGTgctgttatacatacatatctacaaataaCGGAGCTGGTCGTAgtggaaaaaaaactaaacttaaCCTTCAATTTTCGGTTAGCTAAGCTCGTATGCTTTCGTATGCTCTCGTTTAACTAAATTACTTGCAATGTCTTTCCAATACTACGAGGtacttgatatacatatgtatttatatataattttgactGTTAATCCTGCAAGCCCGTGGCTCAGTGCCAGGCGAAGAGTACGTGTGTGAAGAGTAGATATGCGGTGGACACGATAATACTGCCGATCATAACCGGAAAACCGACCCTGTGGGAAAGAAGTGTTGTTATTTTCATTATGCTTGAAAGAGGCGAGTGAGAGCGTGGCGCAGAGTTGCCAACTTACTTGAAAAATTCGAGAAAAGTGAATTTATAGCCGTGCTGCTCGGCTACGCCTGCACAAACAACATTCGCGGAAGCGCCAATCAGTGTGCCATTGCCTGTGAGGGGGAAAGTAGGGAAAACACATTTACAGATTTTACAATTAAATGATGGAATGAGGGGGGAAATGAGATGGCAACAGTTACAGGCAGTGAATTGAAATGGTATGACAAGGATTAATGGAAAACAAATGAAGCGAGTGAAAAGAAATGAAGCGAAAGCAATTGAAAAAgtcatataatataaattaaaaaggtGATAGATTAAGGTTATGTATCTAATCCGAACCGAACAAATTTTTCGTATATTGAACCATTACTCCTAACGATAATTCTTGacaaatttcgaaaagatatctcgtcaaatgaaataCTTTTCCACACAAGAGCTTGtgttggatcggtcagtttgtatgacagctatatgctataggggtccgatctcaacaatttgcTCGGAAATTGTAGCCAtaccttagataataatccctgtcaaatttcatgaagatatcttttcaaataagcaagttttccatacaaaaacttgagctggatcggtcagtttgtagggcagctacaAGATATAGTAATCCGAACCGAACAAATTTTTCGTATATTGAACTATTACCTTTGACAATAATTCATGCCGAATCTCGAgaagataactcgtcaaatgacagagtttcccatacaaggacttgagttggatcggtcagtttattcGGCAGCTATACCTTATAGTGATACGATATCGGCGGTTACAACAAATAAACGTCTCTTTGGTGAAAAAAGAGCACGCACAGAaattcaaatcgatatctcaaaaactggtgTATATATCTGTATAGACAGAAGGACATGGGCAAGGTGAGGAGTCACGCTGATCAGTTATACAAGCATATACTTTATCGAGTCTACGACGTTTTCTTTTCGGTATTAGAAACACTGTTCAGGTTATGAAAATGTGATgatgaatacaaaaataaaacaaatgataTTGGATCTTGAAATAATCGTGAAGCCGTAAATAGTTAAGAAGATTCCACTTACCGCCTAAACAAGCGCCCAAAGCCAGAGCCCACACGAGTGGTTGCAGCGGTAAATTCAAAGCGGAGTTTTCCGCTAGGGAAATTGTTATTTTCACCATCATCGTTGTTAGTGGAATATTGTCGACAAAAGCAGAGGTTATGGCCGAAacctaaaaatacaaaaaaatatataaaaaattaaaagctacATTTTTGGTAAAAGAGTCTACACGTACCCATAGTATGATTAAAACTGCCACCATTAGACGTGAACCTTCACTCACGCCCAAAATAATGCTCTCCGTCATCTGGCCAATCCATTCGATCAGACCCAGCTCCGACAGCGCTTCCATAAGAATGAAAAGAGCGGCGAAGAAGAGCAATGTGGACCATTCAACACGCGCTAATATCGCCTCCATGTCTTCAATGTCAGCCAGTATGAGCAAGAATATGGCGCCCAGCAAGGCAGTCCAACCCAAAGATAGACGTTGCAGTTCCGGCACTGAGTGTAGGAAAAACAAGCTAATGACGAAGATCAAGGCGAATGAGCATTTGATGAGCAGCGACTTGTTGCGGATGGGATACTGTGAGGAGAGGAGGTTTAGTCGaataaatttacacaaaaatctatttaaaaaccaaaatccACCTTCGCTTGTAGCTGCGTCAAGGTTTGTTTATAATTGGGCGCCGGTTCCACCGCCTCGGAGACGCGTTTCTTCAGGCTACGCTTCAAGCGATTGACCTTTTTCATCAGCGTTTGACGTACGATCTCTTCATCTTTCGAATACGCGGAGAGACTTTGCGCGGCACGCTTCCACACGTGGATCTCGTGACGCAATTCCTCCACCTCAGGTGAGTCTTTAAATTGCAGATCGTTTGTATTGCGGAACTTAAGACGTAACTGTATGTAGGTCTGTATCATCACCAGTATCACGCCGGGCAACATGTGCAACGTGAATATGGCAAAATTGACACCCTGtgttacagaaaaaaaattagttttttatatcTATAACAAAAATGTGGACTTACATTTCGCGAAATGAAATTATTCGAAGCAATTATCACATTTGGTGGATCGCCGACTGGTGTCAGCGCGCCACCGATATTCGAATAGATCACCATGCACATCAATATAGGCACAGGATTTAGCGACATAACCTCACAGAGGCGTATAGTGACGGGTGTCATCAGCAGCACAGTCGTTACATTATCCAAAAAGGAGGACAGTACCGCCGTGAATAGGCATAGACAGTTGATGAGCGGCCAAATGTGCCCATTTGTTATCTGTAAATCATGCGGATCATATTTTTAGACTAAATGATGTCTCACAGCCCCAATTTGGACACCTACCTTGTAAGCATACACAGCCAAATAGTCGAAAATACCAGTCTCGGAGAGTATGGCCACCAGTATCATCATGCCGAAGAGCAGCAATAATGTCTCCACATCAATCCAACCCATTATTGTCGCCATCGAGGGACGTGAGTTCAGCGCCGCCAATATACCAACCGACAACGTTGATGCAATCATTGCCGCAAAGGTACGATTGACAATTTCCCAAATGATCATTATATACAAGCCACACAATACTATCGCCGCATAGATGACACCCTCCTTCTTGTAGATGGGCGACTCGTCGATCGACAACTGCAGTGGAAATTCGGTTTCGATGTTGGCAATAAAACGTAAATTCAACGTAGTGTAATTGGCCTGGAGGAGCAGTTCTTCATCCGCGGGTGAGATGTCATAATTGTTTGCCTTCCACGATTCCTTTGTCGTGTCCAATTGTTCGGGGTAGACCAACGCTAGTTTCCACACCTTAGAAGCATCTTCGACGTAGTATTCATCACCGCTGGCATTATAGTACTTGCGTTGCAGTTGTACGTGGAGCGTGGGTGGTGCCGCAAAGGAGCTCTTATTTTTGCCGTACGAATCGGCCTCTTGCTGACGGAAGGGACCTTTTAGTTTCAGACCAAGACGTGACAATGTGGCAGTCGATACAGGGAACACTAAAGGGTTGTAAAgtagtatgtatattcatatttcggtgatatatttatttagtgaAGTTAACTTACGTTTCTCTTCGCCACTCTTAGGAACACTGATCAGTCTAAGCTCTTCGACATGTTCGTTATTCGACATCAGGAATGCAGTAAAGACGGCCCAAACAACCAGTAATATCGAAATTTTGAACCACTTCAAGATTTTCTATGAAAAGGGAGGTTATACATTAGCAATAGAGCTGATGCATTTCAGAATAATCGAGAAAGCTTATGTTATTAATTAAGAATAAAGAAGATTATATGTTTCCCAACAGAATATCACCCGAACATAGGTGCGTTACTTCGTGTTGAGAACTCTGCTTTTATTTCTGTGGATAACTGCACCTTCATTAATTTAAACAATGCTATGTAACTAGATCaacttcacagaatttactgagaacACCTTCACCACACTACCATTCCGCAGATGCTTCCACTCGCTTCATCCCGTCTGGAATAATCGCCGATCTTCGCCCCAATTTTTCAGCTAAAGTTGCTGTTTTAGACATGCCGATCCCTTTAATCCCCGAATTAGGAATCTCAATTTTGAgatttaacaaatgaaaaatcaccataagcggacgaaattgGTAGAGCAACTGAAGTCTTGTAACTTACAccaccggtgtgagtaagctttggccTACTATCAAGGCCTTGTCTAATTTCAAGTAGACAGGAAACCTTCATGCTGCCGGTCAGGGAACACAATGAGCTTTTCttcaagcagtttctgctgggatgttttcgcaGACCATTCTCTCTCTCTTTAAAAGAGCTGAACAGAACATATGTAGATCAAAACTATGCCTTGATCAGCGCTCCAATAATACAAGCTTTTTGAAACATtgtttggttccaattggtaaGGTGGAAGGGGCACCATTTCTACATTAGTCGAGTTCGAGACCGACCTAACACCGCTGTCGTGCTGTGGTCCGGTACCCGGCCGCAATGaactaaattttcaattctacCTGCCTTTAGACTTAAACTAAAGCCCATACGTATCTTCGCAAAAGGCCAAGCCCAAAGAACAGATTGGAGCGAACCCAAAGTGATACCAGTTTTAAGTCTCCAGTAagaccttgtagcttttgctactgCCAGTTGAGCACCCATCAAACTCAATGACCGGTGACATTTGTCGCATGAACTTCTAATGTCTTTTCATTATAAGGAAAGTATTATAAGTATTATGGCAATGTTTCTGATAAGACTATGCTGATATTTCGAGGCAAATCAAATAACAGATATAGTACATGTTGGAATTTAGTGTCCTATTACGATAGGGATACCTTACCGGGACCAAATTTGACCACCTGCCCGCTGAGAGAGGACGGAAGGTTAAgaacaatgaaattttaaatttctcaaatgaaaatttgtagCTTGAACTCGATTTGGGAGCCCTTAACGACATCTTTTCTCACTTTGAGCTGTAATAAATGAGAAGTTGTCTTTAACAAAGATAAGACAGACAACTTTACACGGAATTTGAAAGGATATACGGTTATTACgggtttattgagagaacactacggtgggcagataatttcacattttaggccgatcgattggccaccaagatcgcgtgatatcacactgatagacttttttctgtaggGATGTGTaaggtctaaagtctatgcggacaatgccGCTTccattcaggccttggaactaAACATCACGCGAGTCAgtcgccagttaccaatcgaaatggtcgaatgagtcatcgaaaagtGGACTCAACAGATGcaccatctgagatgtagccgaaaccaacatttgaaagagataatcttcaaaaaataaatgccaaagaatgttcttttgaaaaataataaacattctccattaaatttaaagtttctgtgtttttttctatagaaaaagtaaggaacctccAAATGGATCATCCTTATTATATCACATTTTACTATCCTTTCCTAAACTTAATATAAGGTCAATAtttacaagcatacatacataccttccTGCGCGAATGTGGCTCGTCGTGGTCGTCATGATGATCTTCGTTATTGTTCTCCATATCCCTAAGTGACACGAAGAAGACAACATATTACGAATATA
Proteins encoded in this region:
- the LOC120767364 gene encoding P protein isoform X2, encoding MTTQYNNNFELRLSDDEVTEGALQVWRALPERIRQDPSLASFRMEHERLHGDLDPLPSPDVPEHYVKAPNAFTKVGINVTNELGQVRILEVRDMENNNEDHHDDHDEPHSRRKKILKWFKISILLVVWAVFTAFLMSNNEHVEELRLISVPKSGEEKLFPVSTATLSRLGLKLKGPFRQQEADSYGKNKSSFAAPPTLHVQLQRKYYNASGDEYYVEDASKVWKLALVYPEQLDTTKESWKANNYDISPADEELLLQANYTTLNLRFIANIETEFPLQLSIDESPIYKKEGVIYAAIVLCGLYIMIIWEIVNRTFAAMIASTLSVGILAALNSRPSMATIMGWIDVETLLLLFGMMILVAILSETGIFDYLAVYAYKITNGHIWPLINCLCLFTAVLSSFLDNVTTVLLMTPVTIRLCEVMSLNPVPILMCMVIYSNIGGALTPVGDPPNVIIASNNFISRNGVNFAIFTLHMLPGVILVMIQTYIQLRLKFRNTNDLQFKDSPEVEELRHEIHVWKRAAQSLSAYSKDEEIVRQTLMKKVNRLKRSLKKRVSEAVEPAPNYKQTLTQLQAKYPIRNKSLLIKCSFALIFVISLFFLHSVPELQRLSLGWTALLGAIFLLILADIEDMEAILARVEWSTLLFFAALFILMEALSELGLIEWIGQMTESIILGVSEGSRLMVAVLIILWVSAITSAFVDNIPLTTMMVKITISLAENSALNLPLQPLVWALALGACLGGNGTLIGASANVVCAGVAEQHGYKFTFLEFFKVGFPVMIGSIIVSTAYLLFTHVLFAWH
- the LOC120767364 gene encoding P protein isoform X1, with protein sequence MRFKVAKRICQRKIRAKNIDENFPQPHEVTEGALQVWRALPERIRQDPSLASFRMEHERLHGDLDPLPSPDVPEHYVKAPNAFTKVGINVTNELGQVRILEVRDMENNNEDHHDDHDEPHSRRKKILKWFKISILLVVWAVFTAFLMSNNEHVEELRLISVPKSGEEKLFPVSTATLSRLGLKLKGPFRQQEADSYGKNKSSFAAPPTLHVQLQRKYYNASGDEYYVEDASKVWKLALVYPEQLDTTKESWKANNYDISPADEELLLQANYTTLNLRFIANIETEFPLQLSIDESPIYKKEGVIYAAIVLCGLYIMIIWEIVNRTFAAMIASTLSVGILAALNSRPSMATIMGWIDVETLLLLFGMMILVAILSETGIFDYLAVYAYKITNGHIWPLINCLCLFTAVLSSFLDNVTTVLLMTPVTIRLCEVMSLNPVPILMCMVIYSNIGGALTPVGDPPNVIIASNNFISRNGVNFAIFTLHMLPGVILVMIQTYIQLRLKFRNTNDLQFKDSPEVEELRHEIHVWKRAAQSLSAYSKDEEIVRQTLMKKVNRLKRSLKKRVSEAVEPAPNYKQTLTQLQAKYPIRNKSLLIKCSFALIFVISLFFLHSVPELQRLSLGWTALLGAIFLLILADIEDMEAILARVEWSTLLFFAALFILMEALSELGLIEWIGQMTESIILGVSEGSRLMVAVLIILWVSAITSAFVDNIPLTTMMVKITISLAENSALNLPLQPLVWALALGACLGGNGTLIGASANVVCAGVAEQHGYKFTFLEFFKVGFPVMIGSIIVSTAYLLFTHVLFAWH